A single Verrucomicrobiota bacterium DNA region contains:
- a CDS encoding PAS domain S-box protein, producing MGKFFRQLLYGLRFRLLVLVILACAPLVGLTLHTAWDDRRRQVADWQQRSKEMVQLAGREEEKVIGQTRQLLFAVAESSQVRSGNHKECKKYLDQLFESYPRYANLGVIKTNGDFLASALPAAEPVQPADLQFFRRVLKTRAFAIGDFPVGHTNSKATVNFGCPLFDQSGQIQAVVFAALDLAWFNRYESELQAQLPKDATWTQIDQRGTILVRNPAPEKWIGQPLPQKGLMQTVSSETNGVVEALDLDGVPSFYGFTSMHSQLFPGDVVTLLGIPKQVLFAGVERMLARNLAGVALVGALALVLGWAASNLLVLRQVRALVNSSARLASGDLSARTGLPQRGDELGRLTGAFDQMAQSLEQRDLKHQQAEKALMASEMRYHRLFDTAQDGILILDAATGRIDDVNSSVTEMLGYARDTLIGNKLWEISPFKEIEAFKSAFAELERQDCVRLDDLSLMTIDGGSIHVEFVSNVYQINGGRVVQCNIRNISKRRRAEGRLQEYSRKLQVLSRRLVEVQETERRHIALELHDEIGQALTVAELNLQAMLESPGTEALLPRLKESLEVVERVLEQVHDLALNLRPSMLDDLGLEPALLWLTNRQAELTGLQAEFEADALEQRLDPVIETECFRVAQEALTNVVRHAQARTVNVDLRTANGHLHLRVRDDGRGFDVTTVLDRAVRGVSLGLLSMEERAARAGGGLEYNSDPGQGTEVHAWFPLRWQTPPS from the coding sequence ATGGGAAAATTTTTTAGGCAACTTTTATATGGATTGCGGTTTCGCCTGTTAGTGCTGGTGATTCTCGCGTGCGCACCCTTGGTGGGGCTGACGTTGCATACGGCGTGGGACGACCGCCGGCGGCAGGTGGCAGATTGGCAGCAGCGCTCGAAGGAGATGGTGCAACTGGCCGGTCGGGAGGAGGAGAAGGTCATCGGGCAGACGCGCCAACTGTTGTTCGCCGTCGCGGAATCTTCCCAGGTGCGTTCGGGCAATCACAAAGAGTGCAAGAAATATCTGGATCAACTGTTCGAGAGTTACCCGCGTTATGCCAATCTGGGTGTGATCAAGACCAATGGCGATTTTCTCGCCAGCGCCCTCCCGGCGGCCGAACCCGTCCAGCCGGCGGACCTTCAGTTTTTCCGCCGCGTGCTCAAAACTCGCGCCTTTGCGATTGGCGATTTTCCGGTCGGCCACACCAACAGCAAGGCGACGGTCAACTTTGGCTGTCCGCTCTTTGATCAGTCCGGGCAGATTCAGGCCGTGGTTTTTGCCGCGCTGGATCTGGCTTGGTTCAATCGTTACGAATCTGAATTGCAGGCGCAGTTGCCCAAAGATGCGACGTGGACCCAGATCGACCAAAGAGGGACGATTCTCGTTCGAAATCCGGCGCCAGAAAAATGGATTGGTCAGCCTTTGCCACAGAAGGGGCTCATGCAAACCGTTTCTAGTGAGACCAACGGCGTGGTGGAGGCCTTGGATCTTGATGGTGTTCCCTCTTTTTACGGGTTTACCTCCATGCACAGCCAGCTTTTTCCGGGTGACGTCGTCACCTTGTTAGGTATTCCCAAGCAAGTTCTCTTTGCGGGAGTGGAGCGTATGCTTGCGCGCAACCTGGCCGGTGTGGCGTTGGTGGGTGCCTTGGCGCTTGTGCTTGGTTGGGCCGCCAGCAACCTGCTGGTCCTGCGACAGGTCAGAGCATTGGTGAATTCCAGCGCGCGGCTGGCCTCCGGCGATCTGAGCGCCCGCACGGGTCTGCCGCAGCGAGGGGATGAACTGGGGCGATTAACCGGCGCCTTTGACCAGATGGCGCAATCGTTGGAGCAACGCGACCTGAAACACCAGCAGGCTGAGAAAGCGCTGATGGCTTCCGAAATGCGATATCACCGCCTGTTTGACACAGCCCAGGACGGCATTTTGATTCTCGACGCGGCAACGGGGCGAATCGACGATGTGAACTCGTCCGTGACGGAGATGTTGGGCTATGCGCGCGATACTCTCATCGGGAACAAGCTTTGGGAAATCAGCCCATTCAAAGAGATCGAAGCATTTAAGTCTGCATTTGCTGAATTGGAGAGGCAAGACTGTGTCCGGCTTGACGATCTGTCGCTCATGACCATTGACGGTGGGTCAATTCACGTGGAGTTTGTCAGCAACGTCTATCAGATCAACGGTGGAAGGGTTGTTCAATGCAACATCCGCAACATCAGCAAACGGCGGCGGGCGGAGGGAAGGCTCCAGGAATATAGTCGTAAACTTCAGGTGCTTTCCCGCCGGTTGGTGGAAGTGCAGGAGACGGAACGCCGGCACATTGCCCTTGAACTCCACGACGAAATTGGCCAGGCCCTGACGGTCGCCGAGCTGAACCTGCAAGCAATGCTCGAGTCGCCCGGCACCGAAGCTCTGTTGCCGCGCTTGAAAGAGAGTCTCGAAGTCGTGGAGCGCGTGCTGGAACAGGTGCACGATCTCGCGTTGAATCTGCGGCCGTCCATGCTCGACGATCTCGGCTTGGAACCGGCGTTGCTTTGGTTGACGAACCGACAGGCGGAGTTGACCGGCTTGCAGGCGGAATTTGAAGCAGACGCCCTGGAGCAGCGCTTGGATCCCGTCATCGAAACCGAGTGCTTTCGGGTCGCGCAAGAAGCGTTGACGAACGTGGTGCGGCACGCCCAGGCGCGCACCGTCAACGTGGATTTGCGCACAGCCAATGGGCACCTCCATCTGCGCGTGCGCGACGACGGCCGAGGGTTTGATGTGACCACGGTTTTGGACCGGGCCGTGCGCGGTGTGAGTCTGGGCTTGTTGAGCATGGAAGAGCGCGCCGCGCGGGCGGGCGGTGGACTGGAATACAATTCCGATCCGGGCCAAGGCACCGAGGTCCACGCCTGGTTCCCGTTGCGGTGGCAGACGCCGCCATCCTGA
- a CDS encoding response regulator transcription factor, which produces MNAPEKSMRVILADDHTLVRAGIRALLEKFPVVEVVGEAGNGRAVLDLVKAHRPDVVLMDIAMPGLNGLEATARLAKEFPEVRVIILSMHQNEEYYWRALNAGASGYLLKKAATAELETALHRVVHGEIYLSREISTRLLRKFPQHGIADRKSPLEQLTSRQREVLQLIAEGQNTKEIGDILKISPKTVEYHRMKLMNCLSVYDIPGLVRFALRVGLISQEG; this is translated from the coding sequence ATGAATGCTCCTGAAAAATCCATGCGCGTCATCCTGGCGGATGACCACACCCTTGTGCGCGCAGGCATTCGTGCCCTGCTGGAGAAGTTCCCGGTCGTGGAAGTGGTGGGCGAGGCCGGCAATGGCCGCGCGGTCCTGGACCTGGTCAAAGCGCACCGACCCGATGTGGTGTTGATGGACATTGCCATGCCCGGCCTCAATGGTCTGGAAGCCACCGCGCGGCTGGCCAAGGAATTTCCGGAAGTGCGGGTCATCATCCTCTCCATGCATCAGAATGAAGAATACTACTGGCGGGCGCTCAACGCGGGCGCGTCCGGCTACCTGCTGAAGAAAGCCGCCACCGCCGAATTGGAAACGGCCCTGCACCGCGTCGTCCACGGAGAAATCTATCTCAGCCGGGAAATCTCCACGCGGCTGCTCAGGAAGTTTCCTCAGCACGGGATCGCCGATCGCAAAAGCCCGCTCGAGCAATTGACGAGCCGGCAGCGCGAGGTCCTTCAACTGATCGCGGAAGGCCAGAACACCAAGGAAATCGGTGACATTCTCAAGATCAGTCCCAAGACGGTCGAATACCATCGCATGAAGTTGATGAATTGCTTGAGTGTTTACGACATACCGGGTCTCGTGCGATTCGCCTTGCGCGTGGGATTGATTTCGCAGGAAGGCTGA
- a CDS encoding fibronectin type III domain-containing protein, whose product MKLLSVIPLLAALSAPGEALSATIQPGRSVTLAWDASTDAGVAGYKIYYGVASRAYTNLVSVGNATTATISGLVEGVTYFFAATTYNGAGLESDYSNEASYTVPVTSVPVVNILRTLLDGQVVLQVTGVIGHTYQIQADRLVGGWVTIGTVTLDGSGTTEFTDVNAAILPALSYRLIEVVTTKLQLNILPNKHALLTAIGQVGHRYDIQATWLFKHWSVIGTGTVDASGSFQFVDTNAVNFPARFYRLSEVLPGLPKLQIRVNPAMQVVLTVTGQPGHLYDILATQNFSDWSVISSVGVGDRGSIEFVDYSAAAFPARYYRARERQ is encoded by the coding sequence ATGAAGCTTCTGAGCGTAATCCCCTTGCTGGCTGCGCTCAGCGCGCCGGGTGAGGCGCTGAGTGCAACCATTCAACCAGGGCGGAGTGTGACTCTGGCTTGGGACGCAAGCACCGACGCCGGCGTTGCGGGTTACAAGATCTATTATGGCGTGGCAAGCCGTGCCTACACCAACCTGGTTTCGGTCGGCAATGCAACGACGGCCACCATCTCCGGCCTCGTGGAAGGAGTGACCTACTTCTTCGCCGCCACAACTTACAACGGCGCCGGTTTGGAAAGCGATTATTCGAATGAGGCGAGTTATACAGTTCCAGTCACATCGGTTCCGGTCGTAAACATTCTTCGCACTCTCTTGGACGGGCAGGTGGTTTTGCAAGTGACCGGCGTGATCGGCCACACGTATCAGATCCAGGCGGACCGACTTGTTGGTGGCTGGGTTACCATCGGCACGGTGACACTTGACGGCAGCGGCACGACGGAGTTCACTGATGTCAATGCCGCGATCCTGCCGGCCTTGTCGTATCGCCTGATCGAGGTGGTCACCACAAAGTTGCAGCTCAACATCCTCCCCAACAAGCATGCCCTGCTGACGGCGATCGGCCAGGTCGGCCACAGGTATGATATCCAAGCGACGTGGTTGTTTAAGCACTGGAGCGTTATTGGCACTGGAACTGTGGATGCCAGCGGCTCGTTTCAGTTCGTTGATACGAATGCCGTGAACTTTCCGGCGCGCTTTTACCGTCTGAGCGAAGTGTTGCCGGGACTTCCCAAACTGCAAATCCGGGTCAACCCGGCCATGCAGGTGGTTCTGACCGTGACCGGGCAGCCCGGCCATTTATACGATATCCTGGCGACGCAAAATTTCTCGGATTGGTCAGTCATCAGCAGTGTGGGGGTGGGGGACCGTGGTTCGATTGAGTTTGTGGATTACAGCGCGGCGGCCTTTCCGGCCCGCTATTATCGCGCACGAGAGCGACAATGA
- a CDS encoding response regulator: protein MSQPILLVEDDENDVTFMKMAFKKAGVDLPMHVATHGQEALDYFQGRGRFAKREDFPLPCLVLLDLKLPFVMGLGLLRWIREQPELESTVVIILSASSDDQDVQTAYELGANAYLVKPADLEKLYLMAHAIKDFWLTYNRPVSNRAAVKP, encoded by the coding sequence ATGAGCCAACCGATCTTGCTGGTGGAGGATGACGAGAACGACGTGACGTTCATGAAAATGGCGTTCAAGAAGGCCGGCGTGGACCTCCCGATGCACGTCGCGACCCATGGCCAGGAGGCTTTGGATTATTTCCAAGGAAGGGGAAGGTTTGCCAAGCGCGAAGACTTTCCCCTGCCTTGCCTGGTTTTGCTCGACTTGAAACTGCCGTTTGTGATGGGCCTGGGCCTGCTGAGGTGGATCCGCGAACAGCCTGAACTGGAATCGACCGTCGTAATTATTCTGAGCGCTTCCAGCGACGATCAGGACGTCCAGACCGCCTACGAGTTGGGAGCCAATGCCTATCTGGTCAAACCGGCTGACTTGGAAAAACTCTACCTTATGGCCCACGCCATCAAAGATTTTTGGCTGACCTACAATCGGCCGGTGTCCAACCGCGCCGCAGTAAAGCCCTGA
- a CDS encoding response regulator, translating to MKSVLLIDEDRDFRTTLRTWLTGDGWHVLESDEGEAGFKLIRQHRPELVICDLLMPRCNGFRLCRLVHQQPQLAQTKIIISSGRGYPGDRLNALEAGADEYLVKPVQRMELARLLKRLALPKRPAGAPAPNPKTSPQSRDPLAPLKLHSSPSSHNQPTKVKFWGVRGSIPTPGESTVLYGGNTSCVEVRADGEIIILDAGSGIRPLGLALMNEFKNQPINATLLISHTHWDHIQGFPFFIPAYNPKNNLRIRGFEGSSEGLQATLSSQMESPYFPVSMRQMPGHISVEEIQDLDFHIGKVRVKASFANHPGICVGYRLFTSCGSVVYLPDNEPYARLRGSPDATDTTFSESLTYARKQDEKLVEFIKATDVLIIDSQYDDAEYKSHVGWGHGCLDDVVTLALVAGVKKLFLFHHDPGHDDAQISRMVDWARKLVAMHGESLVVEAAREGSEVVLKPVTVRFR from the coding sequence GTGAAAAGCGTTTTATTGATTGACGAAGACCGGGATTTTCGGACGACGCTACGCACCTGGCTTACGGGCGACGGCTGGCATGTGCTTGAGTCTGATGAAGGTGAAGCGGGCTTTAAATTGATCCGTCAACATCGTCCCGAACTGGTTATTTGCGACCTGCTGATGCCGCGTTGCAACGGGTTTCGATTATGCCGGCTCGTCCATCAGCAACCGCAACTGGCGCAAACCAAAATCATTATTTCCAGTGGCCGCGGTTATCCCGGCGACCGGCTCAATGCATTGGAAGCGGGTGCGGATGAATATCTGGTCAAACCAGTCCAGCGCATGGAACTGGCAAGACTCCTGAAGCGTCTCGCTTTGCCCAAACGACCAGCAGGCGCGCCAGCCCCCAACCCAAAGACATCCCCCCAGTCGCGCGATCCGCTCGCACCGCTCAAGCTTCATTCGTCTCCAAGTTCTCACAATCAGCCGACCAAAGTAAAATTTTGGGGCGTGCGCGGTTCGATTCCCACGCCTGGGGAAAGCACGGTTCTTTATGGCGGCAACACGTCGTGTGTGGAGGTGCGCGCGGATGGCGAGATCATCATCCTCGATGCTGGTTCGGGGATTCGACCGTTGGGTCTGGCGCTGATGAACGAATTCAAGAATCAACCCATCAATGCCACGTTGCTGATTTCACACACGCATTGGGACCACATCCAGGGTTTTCCATTTTTCATTCCCGCTTACAACCCGAAAAATAATCTGCGGATTCGTGGCTTTGAAGGTTCGAGCGAAGGGTTGCAGGCGACGCTGTCGTCGCAGATGGAAAGCCCTTACTTTCCCGTCAGCATGAGACAAATGCCCGGGCACATCTCCGTGGAAGAGATTCAGGACTTGGATTTCCACATCGGCAAGGTGCGGGTGAAGGCCTCCTTTGCCAACCACCCCGGCATTTGCGTGGGCTACCGGCTGTTCACCAGTTGTGGTTCGGTGGTTTATCTGCCCGATAATGAACCTTATGCGCGCCTGCGTGGCTCGCCCGATGCCACCGACACAACTTTTTCTGAATCGCTGACCTATGCCCGCAAGCAGGATGAAAAACTGGTTGAATTCATCAAAGCGACCGACGTTCTCATCATTGACTCGCAATACGATGACGCCGAATACAAGAGTCACGTCGGCTGGGGACATGGCTGCCTGGACGACGTTGTCACGTTGGCACTGGTGGCTGGCGTCAAAAAGCTTTTCTTGTTTCATCACGACCCGGGCCATGACGACGCACAAATCTCGCGCATGGTGGATTGGGCCCGCAAATTAGTGGCCATGCATGGCGAATCCCTAGTCGTGGAGGCGGCGCGCGAAGGATCGGAAGTGGTGCTCAAGCCGGTCACCGTGCGGTTCCGATAG
- a CDS encoding prepilin-type N-terminal cleavage/methylation domain-containing protein, with product MSSIGYPESKTSPCASRARAFTLIELLVVIAIIAILAGLLLPALTRAKSKAQALSCMSNGRQLLIGWLMYADDYQGKVANSFDWVGGWLDYDGAVSPDNTNVNILNQGLLATYVKNIGVYKCPADQSLTAGKKGSPRVRSISMSQMFRTSVQNVSFNQWTPSPPWRFYEKTSDMTAPAPSSLWVIIDENPDSVNDAAFAVLMGLPGHSPFIWQDGPATYHGGGCGFSFADGHSEIRSWKDGRTVTGLMRTTYTGRFRYGLVQASNRDIAWVQERTSAPK from the coding sequence ATGAGCAGCATTGGCTACCCTGAATCCAAGACGTCGCCCTGCGCTTCCCGGGCTCGTGCTTTCACGTTGATTGAACTGCTGGTGGTGATTGCCATTATCGCTATCCTGGCTGGGTTGCTGTTGCCCGCGTTGACGAGGGCGAAGAGCAAGGCCCAAGCCTTGAGTTGCATGAGCAATGGCAGGCAACTTCTCATCGGTTGGTTGATGTACGCCGATGATTATCAAGGAAAGGTTGCGAACTCCTTTGACTGGGTTGGCGGCTGGCTTGATTACGACGGCGCCGTCAGTCCCGATAACACTAATGTTAATATCTTGAATCAAGGATTATTGGCTACCTATGTGAAGAATATTGGCGTTTACAAATGTCCTGCCGACCAAAGCCTGACTGCTGGGAAAAAAGGTTCGCCGCGGGTACGAAGCATTTCCATGAGCCAGATGTTCAGGACTTCTGTTCAGAACGTATCGTTCAACCAATGGACGCCTTCACCGCCCTGGCGGTTTTACGAGAAGACCTCAGACATGACTGCTCCGGCGCCGTCGTCGTTGTGGGTGATCATCGACGAAAACCCTGACAGCGTGAACGATGCGGCGTTCGCCGTGCTCATGGGTTTGCCCGGGCACTCTCCTTTCATCTGGCAGGATGGTCCTGCCACGTATCATGGGGGTGGTTGCGGGTTCAGTTTTGCCGATGGACATTCCGAGATCAGGTCATGGAAGGACGGGCGCACGGTCACGGGTTTGATGCGGACGACCTACACGGGGAGGTTCAGATACGGGCTTGTTCAAGCCAGCAATCGTGACATCGCCTGGGTGCAGGAGCGGACGAGTGCGCCCAAGTGA